From Algoriphagus sp. NG3, the proteins below share one genomic window:
- a CDS encoding sigma-70 family RNA polymerase sigma factor produces the protein MKIQPNSFSSGEPDAFWRMLRNGEKNGLEGLYRCYSEDLFRYGCARGYEIDFVQDCIQEVFIDLWKYHKSLQKADNVKVYLFKSLTHKMFRESKREKRFLTEEIESVLEENFYIESIETQIIDAYTDDVLKEKLANSLDNLPDRQKEVIHFLFFEKLTYEEVSSIMGINLSSAYTLAWKAINSLKKIVIVLWLGLLM, from the coding sequence GTGAAGATCCAACCTAACAGTTTTTCCTCCGGAGAGCCGGACGCTTTCTGGAGAATGTTAAGAAATGGGGAAAAGAATGGTTTGGAAGGATTGTATAGATGCTATTCTGAGGACTTGTTTAGGTACGGTTGCGCCAGGGGATATGAAATTGATTTTGTCCAAGATTGTATTCAGGAAGTTTTTATAGACCTGTGGAAGTATCACAAGAGCCTGCAGAAGGCAGATAATGTAAAAGTTTACCTATTTAAATCTTTGACCCATAAAATGTTTAGGGAAAGTAAACGGGAAAAGCGTTTCTTAACCGAAGAAATAGAATCTGTATTGGAGGAAAATTTTTATATCGAATCCATAGAGACACAGATTATTGATGCCTATACAGATGATGTGTTGAAAGAAAAATTAGCCAATTCACTCGATAACCTCCCAGATAGGCAGAAGGAAGTGATTCATTTTCTTTTCTTCGAAAAGCTAACTTATGAGGAAGTATCCAGTATAATGGGGATTAACCTTAGTTCAGCCTATACGCTAGCATGGAAGGCAATTAACTCCCTGAAGAAGATCGTCATTGTGCTATGGCTTGGCCTATTGATGTAA
- a CDS encoding response regulator transcription factor, with translation MPENVIKLILVDDHPIVLQGFIYMFKDNEEIRLHATFPNAETAKEYLHANQADIVLMDINLTGQNGIEACQDIKKKYPEIHVVGISNINEYSIIQRMMSSGASGYLLKNASKEEVISCIINVMDGNIGMSKSILDILSSHEKGDFPAVTRREKEILSLIAQGLNSVEIGEKIFISPLTVESHRRNLLQKFKVVNVASLIHKATELKYI, from the coding sequence ATGCCTGAAAATGTAATCAAGCTCATACTTGTGGATGATCACCCCATTGTTTTACAGGGGTTTATCTATATGTTCAAAGACAATGAAGAGATACGGCTTCATGCAACTTTTCCTAATGCGGAAACTGCTAAGGAATATCTCCATGCAAATCAAGCGGATATAGTATTAATGGATATTAATCTTACCGGTCAGAATGGCATTGAAGCTTGCCAGGACATCAAAAAGAAATATCCTGAAATCCATGTAGTGGGAATAAGTAACATCAATGAATACAGTATTATACAACGTATGATGTCAAGTGGCGCATCCGGATACTTGCTTAAAAATGCTTCCAAAGAAGAAGTCATCTCTTGTATCATCAATGTGATGGATGGAAATATCGGAATGAGCAAAAGTATTCTGGATATTTTAAGTTCTCATGAAAAAGGAGATTTCCCGGCAGTTACCCGTAGAGAGAAAGAGATTCTGTCTCTTATTGCCCAAGGCCTTAATTCAGTAGAAATTGGCGAGAAGATTTTTATTAGCCCGCTGACTGTGGAAAGTCATCGCCGGAATCTATTGCAAAAATTTAAGGTGGTAAATGTAGCTTCTCTTATACATAAAGCCACAGAGCTCAAATACATCTGA
- a CDS encoding sensor histidine kinase, translated as MQPQLFAQDPDLVKAYDDSLVSLVQQAKSDSIRISYLFNLSRFWSDIDTAMAFDYLRQAESYMGAAPSNYNLGLAAHHRANIIFAHDMENAKHYYRRADSYLSNYENPSAYNYRAKAWNNYGSLLQQQDSSSQFMDLLVEKSLPFARKSGDSTLVASYLLNIGLLLMNIQSHEMADGYYEQALNTISIQSTANDSKFEILINRAKNALYAKQFNLANTYLRDAELIQKNVTYPDLISSFYRVKGTYYRHIGMMAESIANLDNSLALAINFEDDYAVRDIYFEVYATYRDFKEFSKAKKYLDSAIELDSNPTTQNRLLYLKEMANILNALGKSEDAFKQMEAYALAKDTFHENNMALKILELEKKYKTVEKENQILRLEEVNTLNENRLLRNRWLIYLLFAGIVFVLATSYFIWKLSQKNLKLLSQQERLHQEEIKTLEQEQRLANYDAIMQGQEQERNRIARDLHDGLGGLLAGSKLKLSAILDNQQKEGRNEQKAIEDVVDQLDYSVDELRRISRNMMPESLLLMGLTPALADLCKYMSNESTEIKFQSFDISATYSRSILINCYRIVQELITNALKHSRASEIIVQCSQMEGMLFITVEDNGLGFRENISYNGIGIQNVKNRVALLRGTVEILSSKKEGATINLQIPISYA; from the coding sequence ATGCAGCCTCAACTCTTTGCACAGGATCCCGATCTTGTCAAAGCCTATGATGACAGTCTTGTAAGTCTGGTTCAACAAGCAAAATCTGATAGCATTCGAATTTCATATTTGTTTAATCTGAGTCGATTCTGGAGTGACATTGATACAGCTATGGCGTTTGATTACCTCCGGCAGGCAGAATCCTACATGGGGGCTGCACCTAGCAACTACAATTTGGGGTTAGCCGCTCATCATCGGGCAAATATAATTTTTGCACACGATATGGAGAATGCAAAGCACTATTATCGGAGAGCAGACAGCTACTTGTCCAATTATGAGAATCCATCCGCATATAATTATAGGGCAAAAGCCTGGAATAACTACGGATCCTTACTCCAGCAACAGGATAGTTCAAGTCAGTTTATGGATTTGCTGGTGGAAAAAAGCCTTCCATTTGCGAGAAAAAGTGGGGATAGTACATTAGTGGCCTCTTATCTGCTCAATATTGGACTTTTGCTGATGAATATTCAGAGTCATGAGATGGCTGACGGCTACTATGAACAAGCATTGAATACAATTTCGATACAGTCTACAGCGAATGATTCCAAATTTGAAATTTTAATAAACAGAGCTAAAAATGCACTGTACGCTAAACAATTTAACTTGGCTAATACTTATTTGAGAGATGCTGAACTGATACAAAAGAATGTAACTTATCCGGATCTAATCTCCTCATTTTATAGGGTGAAAGGCACTTACTACCGCCATATTGGAATGATGGCTGAATCAATTGCTAATCTGGATAATTCGCTTGCGCTAGCTATTAATTTTGAAGACGATTACGCAGTAAGGGATATCTATTTCGAGGTGTACGCCACTTATAGGGATTTTAAGGAATTCTCAAAAGCCAAAAAATACCTTGATTCGGCTATTGAACTAGATTCAAACCCTACAACTCAAAATAGATTACTGTATCTGAAAGAAATGGCCAATATTTTAAATGCCCTTGGCAAGTCGGAGGATGCGTTTAAGCAAATGGAAGCCTACGCTCTGGCCAAGGATACCTTTCATGAAAACAATATGGCTTTAAAAATTCTAGAGCTGGAGAAAAAATACAAAACGGTAGAAAAAGAAAATCAAATTCTAAGGTTGGAAGAAGTGAATACCCTTAATGAAAACAGACTGCTTCGCAATAGATGGTTAATATATCTTCTTTTCGCAGGTATAGTTTTCGTTCTGGCTACTAGCTATTTTATATGGAAGCTATCCCAGAAAAACCTAAAGCTGCTTTCCCAGCAAGAGAGACTTCATCAGGAAGAAATTAAAACGCTCGAACAAGAACAGCGCTTAGCCAACTATGATGCGATTATGCAGGGGCAGGAGCAAGAGAGGAACCGGATAGCACGCGATCTCCATGATGGCCTGGGCGGTTTGCTTGCAGGCAGTAAATTAAAGCTGTCTGCGATCCTGGACAACCAACAAAAAGAGGGTAGAAATGAGCAAAAAGCGATTGAAGATGTAGTTGACCAACTCGATTACTCAGTCGATGAACTTAGGAGGATTTCCCGTAATATGATGCCGGAGTCGTTACTGTTAATGGGGTTGACACCTGCTTTGGCAGATTTGTGCAAGTATATGAGTAATGAAAGCACTGAGATCAAGTTTCAATCTTTCGATATTAGTGCTACGTATTCCAGATCAATATTGATTAATTGCTACCGTATTGTCCAAGAGCTTATTACAAATGCACTGAAACATTCCCGTGCCAGTGAGATCATTGTTCAATGTAGTCAAATGGAAGGCATGCTGTTTATTACTGTGGAAGACAATGGTCTCGGGTTTCGTGAAAATATTTCATACAATGGCATTGGAATTCAGAATGTCAAAAACCGTGTTGCATTACTGCGTGGGACAGTGGAAATTTTGTCTTCCAAAAAGGAGGGGGCCACTATTAATCTTCAAATTCCAATAAGCTATGCCTGA